CTCTCCTCGTGAGGGTTAATGGAGTGAAGCTCAGGCAGAGGTCATGTAGGAGGCTGCGTTAGGGGCCAACGGTGCGGACGTCTCGGCCTCTGCTTTCTGATGAAGTGATACAACAGAAGAACAGAGTAAATTATAACCCATGATGAATCCAGATTCCTGCTATCTCTTCTCCTCGCTTAGGAATAAATCATGATGCAAGAACTGTGTCACCACAGTGGAGTGGCTTCTGCAGCGTCTagctgctcaggctgctgtcttTACCTGAAGGGCACCACAGCAAAGGTCGCCTTCGCATTCAAGGCCATGTCTTTCCTGTGTGACAGCAGCAATAATGGTGTGTTTGCTGTGCTTGTAATTACTGCTCCTGAAGACCTAATTATCCACCACATATTGGGAAATACCCAAATTATAGAGACTTTTAGGTGTCAGAGCTACCTGAAATAACTCTTCTTACGCTAACTAAGATAGCTGAGGTATGAAATCAAGTTACtagttttgatttctcatgTTGAATCAATCCACATTTAATATTAGGCTCTGAAAGAATatctaaatgtgaaaataaccaAACCAACTGGAAAAAAGTTTGCGCTGCCCAGCTTAATTTCTGGGAGGACTATTTGCCATGAATATCCTGCTTATGAGAAAGACTCGTCTGCTCCAGTTTTCACCACAAGTTATAGATTTTATTCATAGACCAACAGTAATACACAAAAATATAAAGCATCACATCCACTTTTTATAGgcagagaaaaataaaaggtaCAATTTTATACAAGAAATCTAAAAAGACCAATTCAGAGCAGAGGAGTGTAAATCACAACTAATGATTACAGAACAATTTAGACAAGGAAAAAGAAACATTATTAGCACTATAGCTTGCAGAGTGTATAAAAATGGCAAATCTGCTTTCAAAATATCCCCAAGTGGGTAATTACATAAACCGTGGGATTAAAGATCCCATCAGAATCAGGACTGCTGCGTTAAGAGGACACTAGAAGCTCTACAGAGAGCCGGCTTGTCTCAGATTGGTAGATGCTACTGTTTCTGAGACAATCCCACAATTTAGTTTGCAGGTTTAAAAGTAATGATTCAAGAGATCAAATCTGCCAGCGTTAATGGTTAAGATCTAATGGTTTTGTCGTTAACTTTTACAGATTAGCACCAATGGGCTGGCACTGATATCAAGAGCCGGGTTCATGTAAATAAACACAGAACAAAAGATTGGATGTCTTGTTCATGCTCACCCGCTGGGTCTTTGTCTGGTGTTGTAGAACCAGAAGGAAATTGATCCACTTCCACTGGAGTGGGTGGTTGAAAGGAAATGGGACCAAAGCCATGaccatgcttttattttccaGAGACAGCTTTTACCAACATTAAGTTTTTCCTATTCTcgtttattttcacttttgacCTCATTTTGGTCTTCTCCTgcttctaaaaccatcaacattATAAAGGCTGATGGTCACAGTAAAACACATGGATGTACTATATGTACATAgacctgaaaataaaaaaaggagacATCTGGTTTTGGGACACTGCTGTTATTTACATGCCTATATTCATTTTTCCCTTTGTGAAAAGCTGTGCTTTGTTCTGGAACTGCCTCACAAACTACCAACCCATACCTGCCAGCGGTGTTTCCTGTGGTGTCACAGACAGTTATTCTGTCCAAAAAGAAGGAACCGGTAGCAAAAATAAGTCTCTTAATCTGACCTTTTCACTTGCTTCTTTCTTTATATATTCTTTTCTTCCCGGGTCCTGAGTGCGTGAAAAGTCGATATGGCTAAAAATAAGACCAACGCTATGGACTGCAGAGAGAACACGAACAGAAGCTAAGCCACTTCCTGCTCTCTTCATACTTCAAAGCCTTCATATCAAACACAATTGTTCACAAAAGTATGTCATTTCACTAAAAAATCTGCAGAATAGTACAGTTTTTGAGATGTTTTCAAGTTCAATGTGGATGCATATATTATATACTACAACACAAAAATGCAGCAAAAGTGTTTTGCAAATTGGCAAAGCTTCCTGAAATGAATGCAGGATGTATTTCACATAACCCTCTGACAGCTGAGAACTGCCATCTAATATCTCTGGAACTAATGCTGGAACTTGTTACACGAGTGTGTCATCGTCCTCCTGGTGACGTTCAATGAAATCCACTGTCTTTAGGTATCACGTCAATTCTAAAGAGCTGCACCTCCTGTCTGGTCTTGCTGGAGCATTAAACTGATTTGCCAGTATTCTGACTGACAGTTCGACCGATCCCTTGTCATTTGATTCCGTTTGAAGCGTCAACATGCAGTTTAGCATCGCCAGATTTGCTTTTTCAGAGTAACACTCCACAAAATGACATCCGCCTCTTTCACATATGCCTTTTCAAGCCTGGACTGAAGCGCAACGAAGGTGTGTGAGAAATGTGAGAAAGCACAGAGGTGGAGAACAGGGTTGCAAGGCGGGTTGTAACAGAGGCGAAAACACATCAAGCCAGCATCGTGGAACGCCATCTCACCCGACGCAGCTGATTCCATGAGGCCGGCTTGATGTGTGTAAAGAAAAGACGCAGGGCTGCAGGGCTGAGCTGAGGGACAGCCAAGGgtttaaaaaactgttttttttccacctggAAGATACCACTGATATGTGAAAGAGGCCATCATGAAAACCTGAACAAGTATTCCTGCTAGGCTTGCAGTATATATTCCTTCACAGTGTTTACAAGTGACATTTCCATGATATAAATCACTTTCAGTCCGCCTCTCTGTGTTACATTTGCATAACCAACCAAATGCccaaacaacagcaacaaattCAAGTGAAATGCTTTTAACGTGACCCtatgtgtttaattttttaattctttgCTCGACTTAAGATCAAGAAATTTCAATGAAAGAGGACAGAAAACGAGAAAATCTTACCTGAAAAAAATGCCATAGTTATAGCCTCTCTGGCCCTTACAGACCATGGATATAAACTACCATCTAAATCATTTTGGACAATACGCTGAGACCCTACTAACATGGTACTGCATTAATGCACTTGTCCCCGTTTGCAACAAACAACATGTATATAAAAAAGTGCTACTGACAGCTGGTGGGAGGAGGGACAAACAGTGGCTGAGTGACGGGGGGGCTCGTCATGATTCAGTACTTGTGTTGCTGTTCTTGTCTCTATGTTTAAGTCTCTGACGTAGGACGTGGTGCACGGGAAATGAGAGGACAAAGGATCCCCTAAGAGACGCTTGAGCACCGGATGCTTGGGGAGCCCATCTGAGTGAGCACCTTGTCGAGCCACTGGAGCGGGCCGTTCAGGTGCAGCTCGATCCAGCAGGGGGTGCTGGTCACTGTCTGTCTCCTGCGACACACACAAGGAGAGCACAAACAGATGTTAAGTAGAGCGAACCAGCTGTTTGGAGTCTGAGCGAACCTACAAAGTCAAAATGATCAACTTTCATTTTAGCAGTTATGTTCGGCAGATGGAAGAAACCGAATGCAAAATTAAATCCCGAACGCTTTCTGAGTCACTCTTTAGCTCCTTAAACACACAGTAATGTTAAAGACacttgtgatttaaaaaaaatatgtacgtAACATCTGCATGCTACAGAACTTCCCTCAGCTGTGAGCGGAAAAAACACAAGAGACATGTGTGCGTCTGTGCTCTCGACCTTCAAACCATGCTCCTAAATTTGTAACCCATCCACACACGTATCAGTCGATGGAATCCATCAGTGGTAAATATGAAATGAAGAATAATTATGTTTAGGTTCCACTCTTTTCTGATCAATGCCAAATCTACAGTGTATTTTATGACCAGAGCCAAAACTTAAATAACACTTAAGCAAACATCAGTTTGAATGCATCCCACTCCCAACCAAAGCTAAAATCAGGCACCTTTTGAGATGCACAAAGTGACGCTGAGGTTCTGTAATTCGTCTTTTTTTGAAGGTGTGGTTGTCTTCTCGTgtctcgaaaaagaaaaaaaggatctCCGTACATATAAGGTCTCATATCTGTTGGCTTTTCCCTGGGTCCTTAAAGCACTCATACAAAAACTACTTCTCTAGTTTTGAGTGTTTTAAGTAGAATACTGAAAGTGGAGTTAATTAAAACAACatgtaaaaagaacaaaagaggaaaaaaaggaaaaagaatcaATCCTGGAAACAGAGagtgaggtggaggtggtggagaGGAAGGAGGCCTGTCTGATCACGTAACCTGAATCCTGTTTTTAAGTGTCTCCACATGTCAGCGTTTGGTCTGGATAGGAGTGGCGAGCAGTCGCTCTCAGCACAGAGGTTTCTCCCTTGTGGAAACCTTGTGTGCAGAGCCAACTTTCAGCCAATCATCTGCTCCCCTTTAatcccctctcctcctctcttaCTATCAGTGAGTCAGACTGTGTGGAAAACAGAGAGGAATGGAAGAGGGAAAGTCTGACATCTCTTTTTGACGCGCCAcgtgtttgtttaaaaatagTCTGGCGTGCCACCCGGGGCCTGCCTATTGACGAGGTTTCTGCGACGTCATACACCGGATTCACCAGAGTGTGAGCAGATGTTTGTGAGCGGGGGCGGCTGGATTGTGGAACGTGATTCCCACTCTGTTTCTATTGTCTGCGCTTGCACACAGACCTGCTCTTCGGGGGACTTGTTCTTTGCTCGACAGCATTTATAGAGCTGAAATAAAAAATGGAACTGCAGCTTACCTGTACTCAGCTCCCCAGCCTTTGACGAAGCTCATGCGAATGGTGCACATCCTGGTAAGCTGATACACGGCCTCAAAGCCCTGGTTGACTGACTGTGCCAGCAGGGCAGCAAACTCCTGGTTGTTGAAGATCTTCAAGTTACACCCTGGAGAAAGCAAAGGGGGATGTTTGCGGGATAAATTTAACCAAGTTTTCTCTCTGTTCAACTTCTTCTTGTGCTGTGAATTCAAAGTACTTTAAGGTCTGACCTACTAAGCTTAAAGTGTGTGTAAAAGCCGCTCAGGAACTAATTACATTTATGGTTGTATAAAAGGGATTTGGCACTCAAACATCTTCCTTCTGACAGTAATAGTTAAGTACAAAATGTGTTCAAGGAAAACTTGTAACTCTCCACTTTTAAAAAATCATGTGGTAAAAGCAAACAGACCATTGTGGAAAGGAAAAACTTATTTTTAACCAGGGAAGAGATCTCCGGCCCGGTGGTGTGGTGAGTGATGAGATGTGGCCTCTCGTGATGACACAGCCACAGCACATCTGTTTATGTGCTTTAAATGATTAAGTTGGATTAATTACTGTTTGCGTAACAAGGTCCCTCAGTGTTGTCAGTTTTGCCTCAGATAAACAAAGTGGTGACTTTTACGAGCAGAAGGGTGTTTGTCTGCGATATTCACCCCTGCACTTACAGCTGGTTATCTTCAGAAGGACTAAACTCAGCTATCTAGATTTGGGATGACTGGATCAAACTGCTGACCCGGTAATGAGCGGAGTTTCCTACTACCTCTCCTTCCTCATCCCTTTCTCGCCACTCCACACCCTTTGAAACATTATCTCCTCATTATgtgtctctctttcttttcttcttttcatatTTCTGCAGTCTGTCAGCATGACACACCTGGGGGGATCTTGCAGACGGTGGCAGGATGCCAACCATAACGCTGGTTACAGTTGGGGCTCTGGACGAAGATAGCGCTGTCACTGAGACACTCCGCAAACACCTCTCCTCCGATGTAGTACAGCCGCACACCACGACCTTGGAGAGACGAAAAACAGCACAATAGACACTTCAGATAAAGCTCACTCCACAAGAATATTGGCAGTGATTATATGTCTCAATTAACTTGTTAACTTAATACTTTAAAAGAATATTTTAATCTGAGCGGAGCAATGAGCCCTACCGATGTGTCTGCGTGTTAACTCCACGGCTGCGTTGCGGTTGACGTTGGACAACAGGCCGAGGCAGAAACGCTCTGAGTTGGAGGGGTCTGTGAAGCCATCCACTGTCAGCGAGGGCTGCGAGGCGTGGAAGGTCTCTCCAACTCGCTGGTTCAGCTCATAGTATGAAATAGAGCACCAGAAAGCCGGCTCACAGTATGTCACAGGCTGGAGGTCTGAAACAGAGAAAGATACAGGTGGGTGGCATCAACCCAAATTCTAAAGGAGATACAAAAAGAATGGAGAACGGTGTATAATAATGCTGCTGGCAGGATGCCTTTGAGAAGACTGAATGTGCTGCTCTGTAAGAGCTGTACTGTGTTAGAtttgagaagaagaaaaaggctGGAAAGACACTGGAGTCAAGGCTGGGTAAATTATAAGTGGGTGCAAATCCCAGAAATATCATCCAGACAGGCAAACAGTGGGGAGAGACTGTAGAAATAAAGAGCAATGATAACAAAGGAGAGTCAAAATAGACAAAGTGAGGAGAAAAGGGACTGAGGTGGCtgcagaaaaagaaggaaaacacaTTAGAGCAAGAACTTGCGTCACAAAATGTCAAACCCATGCACTGTTTCCCAGAAGCCCTCCTCAGACATAATATGGAAACTCAACCCTCACTGATGGGACGCCAGAGCCAAAATGGTCAAATTACAGACTCATCCATGATTGTTTTCAGTAaattcatctgttttttttatttgctctgTTCCCCTTTAACACAGAAAACTCTCTGAACAACTTCAACTTTTTGTCTTTGATGTTCAGAGAAGAAGCAGACAGCACTGCCAAACAAAATGGGCGTCATTTTGTTATTTCACCAGTAGCGTTCTGGTGGAGCCCCCTGGCGTTTTCCCATCCTGATAGAATAAACATAGGATATTGTTATTGATGTTAGTGGGGGCTGAATGGTGTTTCGGCCTTTTTAACAGCTCACATGCTGAGTGGGGAAGACAAAGGCTTCTTTCATCACCTTGTTTCCTCTTACAAAAATGGAGTAAAACCAAACAGGGAATTCCCACCAGGGAGATGCACCACTGAAACATTTGTCTGTGAGAgggcacacaaacagacacttgAACACACTCACAAATACACAGTTCTTACCTAAGTTGCTGTGTGTGGGTGAAACAGGGTTAGGTGACAGGTTTGGGGAGCTTGTGTCCATGCTGTGGGTCATCTGGTGATCGCTGGTCTCTCCATCCTCACTGAGGTAGCCTGGTGGTGGAGTTTCTGAGACGCATGAAAACAGACATGACTCAAACACACACCCAAAAGCAAAAACTTATCACATTTGTGGCAAAAATCCCACACACAGAGCTGGTGGAAATCTCTGCCGTACATAGATAATGGCCGGCTTACTCAACAAAACGCTGGGAATCGAgacaaagtgaaataaatgaTTAGTATATGCAGAAACTTTCGGTTGTTTCTTCCTTTTCAGTGCAATGGGAAAGGGTTTATTTGTACTTCAGTCCCATGTCACATGACTGGGAAAACAATAAGCAGGGGATAAAAGCTCGTTTTAATGAGGCTGCTGTGCTCGGGGCTACATGAGTGGACATAACTAACCTTTCCTGAACAGTCACACATTTACCTACATTAAAGCCTCACTGAGAGGCTGACAGCAACAACTCGCAGACATAAGGGACATGAGATCGATCGATGCTAAAAAACAGCCGTGAACTCATTCTCAGTCCTGCTGCGTGGCACAGCCGAGTGAAAAATAATTACAATTAATAATTACAAACTCGTTTCAACAAACCACGAACTGGCTCTTAGTGTGAGTCATATTAGGAAGCCTGTACCTGGTATGTAGTTGCTCTGGGGCTCAATGCCAGCGGGGAAGTTGGTGTTTTCAGGGATTGAATGGCTGTAGTCATCCAGCGGTGGGAACTCACTGGGGATTTCTGTGTGTCTGGGCACCAGCACAGGTGGGAGGACTAAAAGATGGACAGAATGTCAGACGTACACAGAGAACACAGCATTCCGAGTATAGCAACAGTGAGTGGTTTTGTTTCTGGGTAACATTGAAAAATAAATCCCGATTGCAGCATAGTTCAATAATAAAATTCTTCAATAAAATCCAATGTGTTCAATAAATTCTCATAAAAAAATTGGCTAAACCCTCTATAAAGGACCATAAAAATGTGCACTGAAAAGACAGGAATACCATTTCAGAGAAAAGTGTATTTACTACAAGGTGAAATAAAATCTCATTTATCTACACAAACTAAAACTTTCTGAATTAAATCCTTGGAAATCTCCTtttgattttcctttttcaaaatTAACTGCATATGAAGAAAAGAGAGACTTTTATCCAAGGTGTCATACCTGGGGTCTCTACTCTCTGGTAGTGGTATGGGTTGACACACACTTCATCCTTCTTTGTGTGGAAGGCGTACTCGCACAGCTCCACCGCTCGCAGCTCATGGTGCGACTGCAGGTCGGGCCAACGCCACAGCCGGCAGTAGATGACGTGGGGCAGGCCTTTCCTGTGGGACACCTGCAGACGGCCATCCAAAGACCTGCAGAGAGTACAGAAAGAAGAACTCAACTATTTGCAGCCTTTGTTTATAAGTGTCAAACCAAACcaaatacgtttttttttcttgtgtattTTGATCATTTCTTGGACTAATATTTGTTGTACTCTTAGATCATTTGCCTAAAAGTGTTTCTTCCTTAAAGAGATATTTGGGTTTTCTTTTTGGTTGTGGGCAGTTTTCATGAATGAGTCTTACCGACAGTACACACGGTTCAGAGCACTCTCGGTTTGGAGACTCAGAAATGAACCTTAACAGATGAGCCAGGCTTAAAGCAACACAGAGGGTTTGAGAAATGCTCAAATGACCCCTTCTGAGTAGCTTTGACTTTATCTTGCCCCATAGGAAAACTAATACAGCCCCAATTCCATTAATCTGGTTTAATTGTACCACCCCACCTTTGATTTTTCTTCAAGGTTGGGACAATATTGTAGCTTTGAATATGAGAGATTATTGTATGATCTGACTTCTTTATTCCCATGCTTTTCGTGTGGCACCTCTTTTTGATTGGTTGTTAAAGACAGTCGGTTTGCTATAAAGATGTATGAGGAGTTTGGGACTCTTTATAGCGAATGAGggtcaaataaacaaaacattaaGTCGAGGGGTTGACAATGAGTGGATATGAAATATTTTCATTCACAGCTTAGATAGCATGGTCTCACTCTGATGGTGTCATATTAGAGTCACGTTGTGAGAACTCTTGGGATTATGTTTAACTTGACCACTATCTTTTGCTAACCCTCACCAAATCGTTTTGGCTCCTAAACCTAaaatttttccagtatcaatgaCATTAGATGTCATAAAACACAAGTTTATCCACCAAAAATGGATCCATTTGGTGTTTGCTAAAAACGGTGCTGTGAAAAACAACGTCCTGCTGATGAGAATATCAGCTGTGAACACACCGGACATAATGTGATGTCTAATAATAAACAACCAGCAATGAGATTACAGTATGTGTCACAGGAATTTCATTGTGTTGTATAACATGTGCACTCATCTGGCATACACTGCCCTTGGCAGGGTGATGTAGGTCA
This Odontesthes bonariensis isolate fOdoBon6 chromosome 1, fOdoBon6.hap1, whole genome shotgun sequence DNA region includes the following protein-coding sequences:
- the smad3a gene encoding mothers against decapentaplegic homolog 3a, which translates into the protein MSILPFTPPIVKRLLGWKKGEQNGQEEKWCEKAVKSLVKKLKKTGQLDELEKAITTQNINTKCITIPRSLDGRLQVSHRKGLPHVIYCRLWRWPDLQSHHELRAVELCEYAFHTKKDEVCVNPYHYQRVETPVLPPVLVPRHTEIPSEFPPLDDYSHSIPENTNFPAGIEPQSNYIPETPPPGYLSEDGETSDHQMTHSMDTSSPNLSPNPVSPTHSNLDLQPVTYCEPAFWCSISYYELNQRVGETFHASQPSLTVDGFTDPSNSERFCLGLLSNVNRNAAVELTRRHIGRGVRLYYIGGEVFAECLSDSAIFVQSPNCNQRYGWHPATVCKIPPGCNLKIFNNQEFAALLAQSVNQGFEAVYQLTRMCTIRMSFVKGWGAEYRRQTVTSTPCWIELHLNGPLQWLDKVLTQMGSPSIRCSSVS